Proteins co-encoded in one Chloroflexota bacterium genomic window:
- a CDS encoding tyrosine--tRNA ligase — protein sequence MTTPELTSLLKRGVAEIIIERELTPLLESGKPLRLKQGFDPSCPDIHLGHVVGLRKLRQFQDLGHQVILIVGDWTAQIGDPSGQSVTRPMLTPEDVRRNAETYMKQFFKVVDRGKTQVRWQTEWFGKFDLSDVIRLTSKFTVAQFLAREDFSKRFKEGRPIAITELLYPLLQAYDSVAIQADVEFGGVDQKFNCLVGRELQAIMGQRPQQVFLVPLLIGTDGGQKMSKSLGNYIGVDDPPNDMYGKTMSVPDDLIMPYFELLTDVPDKELAEMSQQLDSQSVNPMLFKKRLAREIVAQFHNDEAAREAEEHFTRVHQKREVPLKAHMETRSKVTATIEVQRDIVNLIFDARLAKSRSEARRLLEQGAIDVDGQKPTSTHVDLRDGSIIKVGKRRFLRIIDANKRTWEVVES from the coding sequence ATGACAACCCCCGAGCTTACCTCGCTGCTGAAGCGCGGCGTAGCTGAGATCATCATTGAACGGGAACTTACGCCACTACTGGAGTCGGGGAAGCCACTGCGTTTGAAGCAGGGCTTTGATCCTAGCTGCCCCGATATTCACCTGGGGCATGTGGTGGGACTGAGAAAACTGCGCCAGTTCCAGGACTTAGGGCATCAGGTTATCCTTATCGTCGGTGACTGGACAGCCCAGATCGGAGACCCCAGCGGCCAGTCGGTCACCCGGCCTATGCTCACCCCTGAGGACGTGAGGCGCAACGCCGAGACCTACATGAAGCAGTTCTTCAAAGTAGTGGATAGAGGAAAGACCCAGGTCAGATGGCAGACCGAGTGGTTTGGCAAGTTCGACCTGAGTGACGTTATCAGGCTGACCAGCAAGTTCACCGTGGCCCAGTTCCTGGCCCGGGAGGACTTCAGCAAACGGTTCAAAGAGGGCCGCCCTATAGCCATTACTGAGCTGCTATACCCTTTGCTCCAGGCCTACGATTCGGTGGCCATCCAGGCTGACGTGGAGTTCGGAGGCGTCGACCAGAAGTTCAATTGCCTGGTGGGCAGGGAGCTTCAGGCCATCATGGGACAACGCCCTCAGCAGGTATTCCTCGTCCCACTGCTGATAGGAACAGACGGCGGCCAGAAGATGAGTAAGAGCCTGGGCAACTACATCGGCGTTGATGACCCACCCAACGATATGTACGGCAAGACGATGTCCGTACCAGACGACCTTATCATGCCTTATTTCGAACTGCTCACCGATGTGCCCGATAAGGAACTGGCAGAGATGAGTCAGCAACTTGATTCTCAATCAGTCAACCCTATGCTGTTCAAGAAGCGCCTAGCCAGAGAGATTGTGGCCCAGTTTCACAACGATGAAGCAGCGCGGGAGGCAGAGGAGCATTTCACCAGAGTGCACCAGAAAAGGGAGGTACCCCTGAAGGCACACATGGAGACCAGGAGTAAGGTTACGGCCACAATCGAGGTTCAAAGAGACATCGTCAACCTAATATTTGATGCCAGGCTTGCCAAAAGCCGATCAGAAGCAAGACGGCTACTGGAGCAAGGAGCTATCGACGTTGATGGGCAAAAGCCCACCAGCACTCACGTCGACTTGAGGGATGGTAGCATTATCAAGGTGGGTAAGCGCCGTTTCTTAAGAATAATTGACGCCAACAAACGGACTTGGGAAGTCGTTGAATCTTAA
- a CDS encoding lysine transporter LysE — MSESSSLPLFLASVVSISLSGVMMPGPVTAVTIAHGARHKAAGALVAVGHGLVEIPLIVLIYFGFAHFLRLTGVKIGVGLAGGLVLMWMALQVFRLEAVSLSDRQQRPGRGAIAAGLVTSATNPYFFVWWATIGAALLVNARDFGNAGVVAMGATHWLCDVGWLFLISWVVFRSKHLWTLRVHRSVFGVCALVLAGFGAWFIFSAVELAVRG, encoded by the coding sequence GTGAGCGAGTCTTCAAGCCTGCCCCTGTTTCTGGCCTCGGTTGTCAGCATCTCTCTCAGCGGGGTGATGATGCCCGGCCCGGTCACCGCGGTCACTATTGCCCACGGAGCCAGGCACAAAGCTGCGGGAGCGCTGGTGGCTGTGGGGCATGGCTTGGTGGAAATACCGCTGATAGTGCTCATTTACTTTGGGTTCGCTCATTTTCTGAGACTGACCGGCGTGAAAATTGGTGTCGGCCTGGCTGGGGGCTTGGTACTTATGTGGATGGCGCTGCAGGTTTTCCGCCTCGAGGCCGTGTCCTTGAGTGACAGGCAGCAACGGCCAGGCCGGGGTGCCATAGCCGCAGGCCTGGTAACGAGCGCTACTAACCCTTACTTCTTCGTGTGGTGGGCTACTATCGGGGCGGCGCTCCTGGTGAATGCCCGGGACTTCGGTAATGCCGGCGTGGTTGCTATGGGTGCAACTCACTGGCTGTGCGATGTAGGCTGGCTTTTTCTCATCTCCTGGGTGGTGTTTAGGTCAAAGCATCTCTGGACGCTGAGGGTGCACCGCTCTGTATTCGGTGTCTGCGCCCTTGTCCTGGCCGGATTTGGGGCCTGGTTTATTTTTTCTGCTGTTGAGCTGGCGGTGCGCGGCTAG
- a CDS encoding phosphoglycerate dehydrogenase, with product MKVLVTEPIANEGLDLLRQEAEVDVKLGLKPDQLLSLIGEYEALMVRSETKVTRQVIEAGRKLQVIARAGVGVDNIDLDAATQRGIVVVNAPAANTIAAAEHTIALMFALARHIPEAHAHLKREEWLRHTFVGVEVRNKILGIIGLGNVGSEVARRAKGLQMKVIAHDPFISPEYAQNLGAELVSLEDLLKRSDFITLHLPLTPSARGLIGAKELSLVKPSVRIINCARGVLIDEQALSQALEEGRVAGAALDVFSQEPPVGNPLLKCDKVICTPHLGASTQEAQVNVSIDAAEQVVAVLSGQPARYAVNAPLIPQETLSVIGPFVTVAFLAARLAAQLTEGQASSIDIEYKGEIANYDLTALKAAVIGGLLEGVSEERINVVNANIIAQRRGLKVTEHKDLTCENYASLITVSVTTSAGVTTVASTVMRGEPHVVRVNSYWIDLVPRGGYFLFSDHRDRPGLIGAVGMITGNADINISSMQLSRLKPRGQALMVLELDEPLKEEYLQQILSLPDVYTAKVVKL from the coding sequence ATGAAAGTACTGGTTACAGAACCCATCGCCAATGAAGGGCTCGATCTCCTCCGCCAGGAAGCTGAGGTAGATGTCAAGCTGGGGCTGAAGCCCGATCAGCTCCTTTCCCTCATAGGGGAGTACGAAGCCCTGATGGTGCGTAGTGAGACAAAAGTTACCCGCCAGGTCATCGAGGCAGGAAGGAAGCTTCAGGTCATCGCCCGCGCTGGCGTAGGCGTGGACAACATTGACCTCGATGCAGCTACCCAGAGAGGCATTGTCGTCGTCAATGCTCCTGCAGCTAATACCATTGCCGCCGCTGAACATACTATCGCTCTTATGTTTGCTCTAGCCAGGCATATACCCGAAGCTCATGCCCACCTCAAGCGAGAGGAGTGGCTGCGCCACACCTTCGTCGGGGTAGAAGTGAGAAATAAGATTCTGGGGATCATCGGCCTCGGCAATGTCGGCTCAGAGGTAGCCCGAAGGGCAAAAGGCCTCCAGATGAAGGTCATCGCCCACGATCCCTTTATCTCTCCAGAGTATGCTCAAAACCTGGGGGCAGAGTTGGTTTCTCTTGAAGACCTGCTCAAGAGATCCGATTTTATCACCCTTCATCTCCCCCTGACGCCTTCAGCCAGAGGGTTGATTGGAGCGAAGGAGCTTTCGCTGGTCAAGCCTTCAGTGCGGATCATCAACTGCGCCCGGGGTGTACTGATCGATGAACAGGCCCTCTCCCAGGCTCTCGAGGAGGGCCGGGTGGCTGGTGCTGCCCTGGACGTCTTCTCTCAGGAACCCCCCGTGGGAAATCCTCTCCTGAAGTGCGATAAAGTGATCTGCACGCCTCATCTCGGGGCTTCAACGCAGGAAGCACAGGTAAACGTGTCCATAGACGCTGCCGAACAGGTGGTGGCAGTGCTTAGCGGACAGCCTGCCAGGTATGCAGTCAACGCCCCCCTGATTCCCCAGGAGACCCTTTCGGTCATTGGGCCTTTCGTGACAGTCGCCTTCCTGGCGGCAAGACTGGCGGCACAACTGACGGAAGGCCAGGCAAGCAGCATTGACATCGAGTACAAGGGAGAGATAGCCAACTATGACCTTACCGCCCTGAAAGCGGCTGTTATCGGCGGTCTGCTGGAAGGCGTGAGTGAGGAGCGGATTAACGTTGTCAATGCTAACATCATTGCTCAGAGGCGCGGCTTGAAGGTAACTGAGCATAAGGACCTCACCTGCGAAAACTATGCCAGCCTGATAACTGTCTCCGTGACTACTAGCGCCGGGGTGACTACGGTGGCCAGTACAGTGATGCGCGGGGAGCCTCACGTTGTCAGGGTTAATAGCTACTGGATTGACCTGGTACCCAGAGGAGGCTATTTCCTTTTCAGCGATCACCGCGACCGCCCCGGGCTTATTGGAGCGGTAGGCATGATAACTGGCAATGCTGATATCAATATCAGTTCCATGCAACTCAGCCGCCTGAAGCCCCGTGGCCAGGCATTGATGGTGCTGGAGTTGGACGAACCGCTGAAAGAAGAATACCTCCAACAGATCCTGTCCCTTCCCGATGTCTACACGGCCAAGGTAGTGAAGCTCTAG
- a CDS encoding alanine--glyoxylate aminotransferase family protein, with protein sequence MQLRIPGPTPCPDEVLEAMKRQMINHRGKEFRELLRRITDQLKGFFQTKGDVLILTGSGTGGMEAAVVNTLSPGDKVLSVSIGSFGDRFADIAQQYGAEVKRLGFEWGSAADPDTVRRSLKANSPMKAMLVTHNETSTGVTNDLASLSAVAKEFDLLVLVDGVSSVGSIDLPVDDWQCDVVVTASQKGWMVPPGLAMVSVSQKAWQAHAQAKMPRYYWDLGKAKRFLEEKGETPWTPAISVFYGMAVALDMVAQETLPKVFARHARVAQAARKGMKSLGLTLFPNEACASNTITAVNAPADLDVKRLLQILREEHSVILSGGQQKLDGKIFRIGHLGLVTEADMTEVVSALKVALPRSRR encoded by the coding sequence ATGCAACTACGTATACCCGGACCGACCCCCTGCCCCGATGAAGTCCTCGAGGCTATGAAAAGGCAGATGATAAACCACCGCGGCAAGGAGTTTCGTGAGCTGCTTCGCCGCATAACCGATCAGCTCAAAGGATTCTTCCAGACCAAAGGAGATGTACTTATCCTCACCGGCTCGGGCACCGGTGGGATGGAAGCTGCTGTGGTCAATACCCTTTCACCTGGCGACAAGGTGCTTTCCGTTTCCATCGGCTCCTTCGGCGACCGTTTTGCCGATATCGCTCAGCAGTATGGCGCCGAGGTCAAGAGGCTTGGCTTCGAGTGGGGATCGGCAGCCGACCCCGACACGGTACGTCGGTCACTAAAAGCGAACTCACCAATGAAAGCCATGCTCGTTACCCATAATGAGACCTCCACCGGTGTGACCAACGACCTGGCTTCTCTCAGCGCCGTGGCCAAAGAATTCGACCTGCTCGTTCTCGTTGACGGCGTCAGCAGCGTCGGCTCCATAGACCTGCCGGTGGACGACTGGCAGTGCGATGTCGTAGTCACCGCTTCGCAGAAGGGCTGGATGGTTCCCCCAGGGCTGGCCATGGTCAGCGTCAGCCAGAAGGCCTGGCAGGCACATGCCCAAGCCAAAATGCCCCGTTACTACTGGGACCTCGGTAAGGCCAAACGCTTCCTGGAAGAAAAAGGCGAGACTCCCTGGACACCGGCTATCTCTGTCTTTTATGGTATGGCCGTCGCCCTGGACATGGTGGCTCAGGAAACACTACCCAAGGTCTTTGCCCGTCATGCCCGGGTAGCCCAGGCGGCCAGAAAGGGAATGAAATCCCTCGGGCTAACCCTTTTCCCCAACGAAGCTTGCGCCTCTAATACCATCACTGCTGTCAACGCCCCGGCAGACCTGGACGTGAAGCGACTGCTGCAAATACTTAGAGAGGAGCACAGCGTCATTCTATCTGGAGGCCAGCAGAAACTGGACGGCAAAATCTTCCGCATCGGTCACCTGGGGCTGGTAACTGAAGCGGACATGACAGAAGTCGTCAGCGCGCTGAAGGTGGCTTTACCTCGGTCACGACGCTGA